A DNA window from Hoplias malabaricus isolate fHopMal1 chromosome 5, fHopMal1.hap1, whole genome shotgun sequence contains the following coding sequences:
- the LOC136697033 gene encoding histone H2B 1/2, protein MPEPAKSAPKKGSKKAVTKTAGKGGKKRKRTRKESYAIYVYKVLKQVHPDTGISSKAMGIMNSFVNDIFERIAGEASRLAHYNKRSTITSREIQTAVRLLLPGELAKHAVSEGTKAVTKYTSSK, encoded by the coding sequence ATGCCTGAGCCAGCCAAGTCTGCCCCGAAGAAGGGATCCAAGAAAGCCGTTACTAAGACGGCTGGTAAAGGAGGCAAGAAGCGCAAGCGCACCAGGAAGGAGAGCTACGCTATCTACGTGTACAAGGTGCTGAAGCAGGTCCATCCCGACACCGGCATTTCCTCTAAGGCCATGGGTATTATGAACTCGTTCGTCAACGATATTTTCGAGCGCATTGCAGGTGAGGCTTCCCGTCTGGCTCACTACAACAAGCGCTCCACCATCACCTCCAGGGAGATCCAGACCGCCGTGCGTCTGTTGCTTCCCGGAGAGCTGGCCAAGCACGCCGTGTCCGAGGGCACCAAGGCCGTCACTAAGTACACCAGCTCCAAGTAA